In Haloarcula salinisoli, one genomic interval encodes:
- the gltB gene encoding glutamate synthase large subunit: MVERHISDQSVGEAGLADPTDERSNCGVGVVMDLDGESDHGTVSDGLELLENLEHRGTTGAEKGTGDGAGIMLQIPHEFFTEEIDADLPEPGAYAVGTLFLPPEDEAREDLKALVETELAGEGLDVLGWRTVPTDNSDLGATALESEPEIVQFVVTAEDGATGEDLDNKLYVGRRVLENTVEEEQPPGHDRFYIVSLASDVVVYKGLLKAEQLPGYYPDLSDERFESTFAMVHARFSTNTLGAWHLAHPYRRVIHNGEFNTIQGNINWMRARETDIASDSFGGDIERIKPIIDDPSQSDTASVDNALELLLQGGRDLPHALRMLIPEAWRGEMNNVSGDRRDFYDYHASLVEPWDGPALVAATDGERIGAVLDRNGLRPCRYDILEDNTLVMSSEAGALESDPSDIAERGRLQPGQCFLADPEEGRVIPDAEVFDSIADDKYGEWVEAEQLHLDDVAAREDNTPQDSVGGLRSQQAMYGYTYDEVDHLIEPMAEKGKDPVGSMGDDTPLSVLSQFNRPLFTYFKQLFAQVTNPPLDYIREELVTSLESRLGHQRNLLDESQAHARQLVLDSPILTDEETESIKNLDENGMSTTVVDITYERGTDLREAVEDVRSEASAAAKEDDIIVLSDRAAGEDRVPIPSLLAVGGIHHHLVRNGLRNHVGLVLESGDPRAVHHFATLIGYGAGAVNPYLSYQTIEDLVAGPDGADLDKAIDAYITAVEDGLLKTMAKMGISTVESYQGAQIFEAVGLSSDFIAEYFEGTTCRTEGIGLSEIEEDLLQRHDVAWSEEEPEIPRQGEYEFRSNGIHHQWNPNTVGKIQQAVRMGDYSIYKEFAELINDQNEQLQTLRGLLEMDSGRESIDIEDVEPIEEIVERFETAAMSLGSLSPEMHENNAIAMNRLGANANTGEGGEPPERFGTEKECKTKQVASGRFGVTSDYLSEAEEIQIKMAQGSKPGEGGHLPGKKVNEMIAHVRYATPGVGLISPPPLHDIYSIEDLKQLIHDLKAANPEADINVKLVAEDGIGTVAAGVAKANADVVHISGHDGGTGASPKTSIKNAGLPWELGVAEANQMLRATGLRSRIEVHSDGGMKTGRDVAVAALLGSEGYAFGTASMVTSGCVMARQCHENTCPVGVATQNENLRSRFPGEPEHVINYMTFVAQELREIMADLGFETVDEMIGKASVLEQRDDVTQPKAKKLDLSSVIAEPAGDDGRYKQREQDHDVDEQLDWELIDAAEAAIEDGEPVAIDTEINNVHRAVGATLSNRICREHGGDGLPDDTIRVDFDGTAGQSFGAFLAQGVTMELTGTGNDYVGKGLSGGKLIINTPTETPYDAADNIVIGNVALYGATQGEAYVNGQAGERFAVRNSGVKGVVEGVGDHGCEYMTGGAIVVLGETGKNFAAGMSGGVAYVYDPDGTFAEQANTGMVSIRESLEAKDRGMITRLVENHAAYTDSERAKALLEDWDEELSNFTMVMPDAYAEVISDRERDDVRNEPPAAATPTADATEADFAASSDD, translated from the coding sequence ATGGTTGAGCGACACATCAGTGACCAGTCTGTGGGCGAGGCCGGGCTCGCAGACCCGACTGACGAACGGTCGAACTGCGGCGTCGGGGTCGTCATGGACCTCGACGGCGAGAGCGACCACGGCACCGTCTCCGACGGGCTCGAACTGCTGGAGAATCTCGAACACCGGGGGACCACCGGCGCGGAGAAGGGGACCGGCGACGGCGCGGGTATCATGCTCCAGATTCCCCACGAGTTCTTCACCGAGGAAATCGACGCTGACCTCCCCGAACCGGGCGCGTACGCGGTCGGCACCCTCTTTCTGCCACCCGAAGACGAGGCCCGCGAGGACCTGAAAGCCCTCGTCGAGACGGAACTCGCCGGCGAGGGACTCGACGTGCTCGGCTGGCGTACCGTCCCGACAGACAACAGCGACCTGGGCGCGACGGCGCTGGAATCCGAACCGGAGATCGTCCAGTTCGTCGTCACCGCCGAGGACGGCGCGACCGGCGAGGACCTGGACAACAAGCTCTACGTCGGCCGACGCGTCCTCGAAAACACGGTCGAAGAAGAGCAGCCACCGGGCCACGACCGCTTCTACATCGTCTCGCTGGCCTCTGACGTCGTCGTCTACAAGGGACTGCTCAAGGCCGAGCAACTGCCGGGCTACTATCCGGACCTCTCCGACGAGCGTTTCGAGTCCACCTTCGCGATGGTCCACGCGCGGTTCTCGACGAACACGCTGGGCGCGTGGCACCTCGCACACCCGTACCGCCGGGTCATCCACAACGGCGAGTTCAACACCATTCAGGGGAACATCAACTGGATGCGCGCACGCGAGACCGACATCGCGAGCGACTCCTTTGGTGGCGACATCGAGCGGATCAAACCCATCATCGACGACCCGTCCCAGTCCGACACCGCCAGCGTCGACAACGCGCTGGAACTCCTGCTTCAGGGCGGTCGGGACCTCCCCCACGCGCTCCGGATGCTCATCCCCGAGGCGTGGCGCGGCGAGATGAACAACGTCTCCGGCGACCGCCGTGACTTCTATGACTACCACGCCTCGCTGGTCGAGCCGTGGGACGGCCCCGCGCTCGTGGCCGCTACCGACGGCGAGCGCATCGGCGCGGTGCTGGACCGCAACGGCCTGCGCCCGTGCCGGTACGATATCCTCGAAGACAACACGCTCGTTATGTCCTCCGAGGCCGGCGCCCTGGAGTCAGACCCCAGCGATATCGCCGAGCGCGGCCGACTCCAGCCGGGCCAGTGTTTCCTGGCCGACCCCGAGGAGGGCCGGGTCATCCCCGACGCCGAAGTGTTCGACTCCATCGCCGACGACAAGTACGGGGAGTGGGTCGAGGCCGAACAGCTCCACCTCGACGACGTCGCTGCCCGCGAGGACAACACGCCACAGGACAGCGTCGGCGGCCTCCGCAGCCAGCAGGCGATGTACGGCTACACCTACGACGAGGTCGACCACCTCATCGAGCCGATGGCCGAGAAGGGGAAAGACCCCGTCGGCTCCATGGGCGACGACACGCCGCTGTCGGTACTCTCGCAGTTCAACCGGCCGCTGTTTACCTACTTCAAGCAGCTGTTCGCACAGGTGACCAACCCGCCGCTTGACTACATCCGCGAGGAACTGGTCACCTCGCTCGAATCGCGGCTGGGCCACCAGCGCAACCTGCTCGACGAGAGCCAGGCACACGCCCGCCAGTTAGTGCTCGACTCACCCATCCTCACCGACGAGGAGACGGAGTCCATCAAGAACCTGGACGAGAACGGTATGTCGACGACGGTCGTCGACATCACCTACGAGCGCGGCACCGACCTCCGCGAGGCCGTCGAAGACGTCCGTAGCGAGGCCTCCGCCGCCGCCAAGGAGGACGACATCATCGTCCTCTCGGACCGCGCGGCCGGCGAAGACCGCGTCCCCATCCCCTCCTTGCTCGCGGTCGGTGGCATCCACCACCACCTCGTTCGCAACGGCCTGCGCAACCACGTCGGGCTGGTACTGGAGTCCGGCGACCCGCGTGCCGTACACCACTTCGCGACGCTCATCGGCTACGGCGCGGGCGCGGTCAACCCCTACCTATCGTACCAGACTATCGAGGACCTCGTCGCCGGACCCGACGGCGCGGACCTGGACAAGGCCATCGACGCCTACATCACGGCCGTCGAGGACGGTCTCCTGAAGACGATGGCCAAGATGGGAATCTCCACGGTCGAATCCTACCAGGGGGCCCAGATATTCGAGGCTGTGGGTCTCTCCTCGGACTTCATCGCGGAGTACTTCGAGGGGACCACCTGCCGGACCGAGGGTATCGGCCTGTCGGAAATCGAGGAGGACCTGCTGCAGCGCCACGACGTGGCCTGGAGCGAGGAGGAACCGGAGATTCCCCGCCAGGGCGAGTACGAGTTCCGTTCGAACGGCATCCACCACCAGTGGAACCCCAACACGGTCGGCAAGATTCAACAGGCCGTCCGCATGGGCGACTACTCCATCTACAAGGAGTTCGCCGAGCTCATCAACGACCAGAACGAGCAGCTCCAGACCTTGCGTGGCCTGCTGGAGATGGACTCGGGACGGGAGTCCATCGACATCGAGGACGTCGAGCCTATCGAGGAGATCGTCGAACGCTTCGAGACCGCCGCGATGTCGCTTGGCTCGCTCTCGCCCGAGATGCACGAGAACAACGCCATCGCGATGAACCGCCTGGGCGCCAACGCCAACACCGGCGAGGGCGGCGAACCGCCCGAGCGCTTCGGCACGGAGAAGGAGTGCAAGACCAAGCAGGTCGCCTCCGGTCGCTTTGGCGTCACCTCCGATTATCTCTCGGAGGCCGAGGAGATTCAGATCAAGATGGCCCAGGGCTCGAAACCCGGTGAAGGTGGCCACCTGCCCGGCAAGAAGGTCAACGAGATGATCGCCCACGTCCGGTACGCGACGCCGGGTGTCGGCCTCATCTCGCCGCCGCCGCTGCACGACATCTACTCCATCGAGGACCTGAAACAGCTCATCCACGACCTCAAAGCCGCGAATCCGGAGGCCGACATCAACGTCAAGCTGGTCGCCGAGGACGGTATCGGCACCGTCGCGGCCGGCGTCGCCAAGGCCAACGCCGACGTGGTCCACATCTCGGGCCACGACGGCGGGACCGGGGCCTCGCCAAAGACCTCCATCAAGAACGCCGGCCTCCCCTGGGAGCTCGGCGTGGCGGAGGCAAACCAGATGCTGCGCGCGACCGGCCTGCGCTCGCGCATCGAGGTCCACTCCGACGGCGGCATGAAGACCGGCCGCGACGTGGCCGTCGCCGCCCTGCTTGGCTCCGAGGGCTATGCCTTCGGGACCGCTTCGATGGTTACCTCGGGCTGTGTGATGGCCCGTCAGTGCCACGAGAACACCTGTCCGGTCGGCGTCGCGACCCAGAACGAGAACCTCCGCAGCCGGTTCCCGGGTGAGCCCGAACACGTCATCAACTACATGACGTTCGTCGCTCAGGAGCTGCGCGAGATTATGGCCGATCTGGGCTTCGAGACGGTCGACGAGATGATCGGCAAGGCCAGCGTGCTCGAACAGCGCGACGACGTCACACAGCCAAAGGCCAAGAAGCTCGACCTGTCCTCCGTCATCGCCGAACCCGCGGGCGACGACGGCCGCTACAAGCAGCGCGAACAGGACCACGACGTCGACGAGCAACTCGACTGGGAGCTCATCGACGCGGCCGAAGCCGCTATCGAGGACGGCGAACCGGTCGCCATCGACACCGAAATCAACAACGTCCACCGCGCGGTCGGTGCCACGCTGTCGAACCGCATCTGTCGCGAACACGGCGGCGACGGGCTGCCCGATGACACCATCCGGGTGGACTTCGACGGCACCGCCGGCCAGTCCTTCGGCGCCTTCCTCGCACAGGGCGTCACCATGGAGCTGACCGGCACCGGCAACGACTACGTCGGCAAGGGGCTCTCCGGCGGGAAGCTCATCATCAACACGCCCACCGAGACGCCCTACGACGCCGCCGACAACATCGTCATCGGCAACGTCGCGCTGTACGGCGCGACCCAGGGCGAGGCCTACGTCAACGGCCAGGCCGGCGAGCGCTTCGCGGTGCGCAACTCCGGCGTCAAAGGCGTCGTCGAGGGCGTCGGCGACCACGGCTGTGAGTACATGACCGGCGGCGCCATCGTCGTGCTGGGCGAGACGGGCAAGAACTTCGCGGCCGGGATGTCCGGCGGCGTCGCCTACGTCTACGACCCCGACGGCACGTTCGCCGAGCAAGCGAATACTGGAATGGTCTCCATCCGCGAGAGCTTAGAGGCGAAAGACCGCGGGATGATCACCCGTCTGGTCGAGAACCACGCCGCCTACACCGACTCCGAGCGCGCGAAGGCATTGCTCGAGGACTGGGACGAGGAGCTGTCGAACTTCACGATGGTGATGCCCGACGCCTACGCGGAGGTCATCAGCGACCGTGAACGGGACGACGTACGCAACGAACCGCCCGCGGCGGCTACGCCGACGGCCGACGCGACCGAGGCGGACTTTGCGGCCTCCTCGGACGACTAG
- a CDS encoding glycosyltransferase family 4 protein, translating to MRVAVVVMETSHHRDTEGRHHLERLAETLAAAGHEVSVFCAQWWGGNATQFEPDEVTYRGVTVEPTETSFCTRLPALLAKYRPDVVHAYPTPSSVLRAANAGAKLARAPVVVEWFGDHDEPVSDRAISVADHFVASSELVQTQLWEAGADSDLTTVIPESIDMDLVREVEPAEEVDVVYAHPLDDSANVESLFLGLAELRQQGWSATIIGDGPERETYEQEAADLRIDDRVTFAGACDREQRLAIYKGAHVFVQTAWREHFATELLWALACGCIAVVEYQAESSAHELVEHRDRDFRVTTPQEIADAIVESAGMDHRTVDESLAEYDHAAVVGQYAELYERLVDERGFF from the coding sequence ATGCGCGTCGCGGTCGTCGTCATGGAGACGAGTCACCACCGGGACACGGAGGGGCGACACCACCTCGAGCGCCTCGCAGAGACGCTGGCCGCGGCCGGCCACGAGGTGTCGGTCTTCTGTGCCCAGTGGTGGGGCGGCAACGCGACGCAGTTCGAGCCCGACGAGGTGACCTACCGCGGGGTCACCGTCGAGCCCACGGAGACCTCCTTCTGTACGCGACTTCCGGCGCTGCTGGCGAAGTACCGCCCCGACGTGGTCCACGCGTACCCGACACCGTCGTCGGTGTTGCGGGCGGCCAACGCCGGTGCCAAACTCGCCCGGGCGCCAGTGGTCGTCGAGTGGTTCGGCGACCACGACGAGCCGGTGTCGGACCGCGCGATATCGGTCGCCGACCACTTCGTCGCCTCCTCCGAACTCGTCCAGACGCAGCTCTGGGAGGCCGGCGCCGACAGCGACCTGACGACGGTCATCCCCGAGAGCATCGACATGGACCTCGTGCGCGAGGTCGAGCCCGCCGAGGAGGTCGACGTGGTCTACGCCCACCCCTTAGACGACAGCGCCAACGTCGAGTCGCTGTTCTTGGGGCTGGCCGAACTCCGACAGCAGGGGTGGTCGGCGACGATAATCGGCGACGGGCCCGAACGCGAGACCTACGAGCAAGAGGCCGCCGACCTCCGAATCGACGACCGGGTGACCTTCGCCGGGGCCTGTGACCGTGAACAGCGGCTGGCCATCTACAAGGGCGCGCACGTGTTCGTCCAGACGGCGTGGCGCGAGCACTTCGCGACGGAACTGCTGTGGGCGCTGGCCTGTGGCTGTATCGCCGTCGTCGAGTACCAGGCCGAATCGAGCGCCCACGAACTGGTCGAACACCGCGACCGGGACTTCCGCGTGACGACGCCCCAGGAGATCGCCGACGCAATCGTCGAGTCCGCGGGGATGGACCACCGGACCGTCGACGAGTCCCTGGCCGAGTACGACCACGCGGCGGTCGTCGGCCAGTACGCAGAGCTGTACGAACGGCTGGTCGACGAGCGTGGGTTCTTCTGA
- a CDS encoding S9 family peptidase, producing the protein MGPDGRLAFLLNTTGVGQIWTLDEPGGWPEQRTFYDEPVGFVDYSPTRAELVFGMDEGGNERTQLYRLDDDGTVTELTGLPDAKHRWGGWGPEGDHFAFASNRRDEAVFDVYVQAREGTGDDAELVYEGDGWFTVNGIAPGGEKLAISEAHSSFDQDVYVLDIESGERTHLTPHEGSVRYSSVSWGPDGDALYLVTDAESDTLELARLSLSGELEVVREGGGWNIDGVSIDQETGRLAYSRNIEGYNELNVGELVGPTTVSEFPMPDLPGGLAGGVAWGPDADRFAVSVTGRTVNTNVFVVETATGDADRWTNAATAGIPRETFVEPEVVRFESFDGRSIPALFSLPPEAGEDESTPVIVDIHGGPESQRRPSFAGLTQYFLSRGYAVLEPNVRGSTGYGKAYTHLDDVEKRMDSVKDLRAGAEWLHDHPAVDPERIVAMGGSYGGFMVLAALTEYPDLWAAGVDVVGIANFVTFLENTGEWRRELREAEYGSLAEDRDFLESISPINRADRITAPLFVLHGANDPRVPVGEAEQIAAEVESHGVPVELKIFDDEGHGISKLENRIEAYTRVVDFLDEHV; encoded by the coding sequence ATGGGGCCCGACGGCCGGCTGGCGTTCCTGTTGAACACGACCGGGGTGGGACAGATATGGACGCTCGACGAACCCGGCGGGTGGCCCGAACAGCGAACCTTCTACGACGAACCGGTCGGCTTCGTCGACTACTCGCCCACACGAGCGGAACTCGTCTTCGGCATGGACGAGGGGGGCAACGAACGCACGCAGCTGTACCGGCTCGACGACGACGGCACCGTCACCGAACTGACGGGGCTGCCCGACGCGAAACACCGCTGGGGCGGCTGGGGGCCAGAGGGGGACCACTTTGCCTTCGCCTCGAACCGCCGGGACGAGGCGGTGTTCGACGTGTACGTCCAGGCCCGCGAGGGGACCGGCGACGACGCCGAGCTGGTCTACGAGGGCGACGGCTGGTTCACCGTCAACGGCATCGCTCCCGGCGGCGAGAAGCTGGCCATCAGCGAGGCCCATTCGAGTTTCGACCAGGACGTCTACGTCCTCGATATCGAGTCGGGCGAGCGCACGCACCTGACACCACACGAGGGGTCGGTTCGCTATTCGAGCGTCTCGTGGGGGCCCGACGGCGACGCGCTGTATCTCGTTACCGACGCCGAGAGCGACACCTTAGAACTCGCGCGGCTCTCGCTGTCGGGCGAGCTCGAGGTCGTCCGCGAGGGCGGCGGGTGGAACATCGACGGCGTGTCCATCGACCAGGAGACCGGCCGGCTCGCCTACTCCCGGAACATCGAGGGGTACAACGAACTCAACGTCGGCGAGCTCGTCGGGCCGACGACGGTCTCGGAGTTCCCGATGCCGGACCTGCCGGGCGGGCTGGCCGGCGGCGTGGCCTGGGGTCCCGACGCCGACCGCTTCGCTGTGAGCGTCACCGGGCGCACCGTCAACACGAACGTCTTCGTCGTGGAGACGGCGACGGGCGACGCCGACCGGTGGACCAACGCCGCGACGGCGGGCATCCCGCGGGAGACCTTCGTCGAGCCCGAGGTCGTCCGGTTCGAGAGCTTCGACGGGCGGTCGATTCCGGCCCTCTTTTCGCTGCCGCCCGAGGCCGGCGAGGACGAGTCGACACCGGTCATCGTCGACATCCACGGCGGCCCCGAGAGCCAGCGTCGGCCCTCCTTCGCCGGGCTCACACAGTATTTCCTCTCGCGGGGGTACGCCGTACTGGAGCCCAACGTCCGGGGCTCGACGGGGTACGGGAAGGCCTACACGCATCTCGACGACGTCGAGAAGCGGATGGACTCGGTGAAGGACTTGCGAGCAGGTGCCGAGTGGCTCCACGACCACCCCGCCGTCGACCCCGAGCGCATCGTCGCGATGGGTGGCTCCTACGGCGGGTTCATGGTGCTCGCGGCGCTGACAGAGTACCCCGACCTCTGGGCGGCCGGCGTCGACGTGGTCGGTATCGCGAACTTCGTCACCTTCCTCGAGAACACGGGCGAGTGGCGCCGCGAACTGCGGGAGGCCGAGTACGGTTCGCTCGCCGAGGACCGCGACTTTCTCGAATCCATCTCGCCCATCAACCGGGCCGACCGCATCACGGCGCCGCTGTTCGTCCTCCACGGCGCGAACGACCCGCGAGTCCCGGTCGGCGAGGCCGAGCAAATCGCTGCGGAGGTCGAGTCCCACGGGGTCCCCGTCGAGCTGAAAATCTTCGACGACGAGGGCCACGGCATCAGCAAACTGGAGAACCGAATCGAGGCCTACACTCGCGTCGTCGACTTCCTCGACGAGCACGTATAG
- a CDS encoding NUDIX domain-containing protein: MDVASRSRSRVEERLTRLEEEFGTPEVTQTTFEVGEQRYQRSLERSRDGQLDVRAVVRDDDGAVLVREGDGEWVVPRGQTRPDERLGEAVRRIVRDAADVDCRVTDAVSANIHGIRNEDDESASTVYRLSVVFTAEIVDSSEPSGESVRWDAEAEAISELV, from the coding sequence ATGGACGTAGCCAGCCGTTCTCGGTCACGAGTCGAGGAGCGGTTGACTCGACTCGAGGAGGAGTTCGGCACGCCGGAGGTCACGCAGACGACCTTCGAGGTGGGGGAACAGCGGTACCAGCGGTCGCTCGAACGGTCACGCGACGGACAGCTCGACGTTCGGGCGGTGGTCAGAGACGACGACGGCGCTGTGCTGGTACGGGAGGGCGACGGGGAGTGGGTGGTCCCGCGGGGCCAGACCCGACCCGACGAACGCCTCGGGGAAGCGGTCAGGCGCATCGTCAGGGATGCCGCCGACGTGGACTGTCGGGTGACCGACGCCGTCAGCGCCAACATCCACGGCATCCGCAACGAGGACGACGAGTCCGCGTCGACGGTGTACCGACTGAGCGTCGTGTTCACCGCGGAAATCGTCGACTCGTCGGAGCCCAGCGGGGAGTCGGTGCGCTGGGACGCCGAGGCCGAGGCTATCAGCGAACTCGTGTAG
- a CDS encoding Cdc6/Cdc18 family protein → MDIEAMIRRRQRQDDESRLVEEYEPLSPATHVEEPTDRGRLLERLLDHVDPVFDGHLPPHGYLYGPKGAGKSAVVTALFAQLERLTDDPTTAIYTTTRVRPTRLVRFVYVDTRRHTSEFAFFHTLLDAITDEPIPRHGISTETLRSRLHRQLNTTGAGLLLAVDHVGEPGSTAAEALVDRFSALPSSVSWLAVGRTDPAETMLTDYTAAAIRVAPYRHHVLVDLLLRRATSALDSGALDEDAAVTVADWASGDAHDALTALFVATDRAARADHRTITDRDIAAAFEAVPPDCVALGRVFALPENKQTVLRALVDLDPADRESVTVATTAVADLTDLAEGTIKRYLYELAAVGIVDRVQAPENGESGRPPSRLEPKFPPTVFRRLYDLEVGKDR, encoded by the coding sequence ATGGACATCGAAGCGATGATACGGCGGCGCCAGCGACAGGACGACGAGTCCCGACTGGTCGAGGAGTACGAACCGCTCTCGCCGGCGACACACGTCGAGGAACCGACCGACAGGGGCCGGCTCCTCGAACGCCTGCTCGACCACGTCGACCCGGTGTTCGACGGACACCTGCCCCCACACGGCTACCTCTACGGGCCGAAAGGGGCCGGCAAGTCAGCCGTGGTGACGGCGCTGTTCGCCCAGCTCGAACGCCTGACAGACGACCCGACCACCGCGATCTACACCACGACCCGGGTCAGGCCCACGCGGCTGGTTCGTTTCGTCTACGTGGACACGCGACGCCACACCAGCGAGTTCGCCTTCTTCCACACGCTGCTCGATGCCATCACCGACGAGCCCATCCCCCGCCACGGCATCAGTACCGAGACCCTCCGGTCGCGCCTCCACCGACAGCTAAATACGACCGGCGCCGGCCTCTTGCTGGCCGTCGACCACGTCGGCGAGCCCGGGAGCACGGCCGCCGAGGCGCTCGTCGACCGCTTTTCGGCCCTTCCCAGCAGCGTCAGCTGGCTCGCCGTCGGCCGGACCGACCCCGCGGAGACGATGCTCACAGACTACACGGCGGCCGCGATACGCGTCGCCCCGTACCGACACCACGTCCTGGTCGACCTCCTCCTGCGCCGGGCCACCAGTGCGCTCGACAGCGGCGCGCTGGACGAGGACGCGGCCGTCACCGTCGCCGACTGGGCCAGCGGCGACGCCCACGACGCGCTCACGGCGCTGTTCGTCGCGACCGACCGGGCCGCCAGAGCGGACCACCGAACCATCACCGACCGCGACATCGCTGCCGCCTTCGAGGCGGTCCCCCCGGACTGTGTCGCACTCGGCCGGGTCTTTGCCCTCCCGGAGAACAAACAGACCGTCCTGCGTGCACTGGTCGACCTCGACCCGGCCGACCGCGAGAGCGTCACCGTCGCGACGACCGCCGTCGCCGACCTGACCGACCTGGCCGAGGGCACCATCAAGCGGTATCTCTACGAGCTGGCCGCGGTCGGCATCGTCGACCGGGTGCAGGCCCCCGAGAACGGCGAGAGCGGACGCCCACCGAGTCGACTCGAACCGAAGTTCCCACCGACCGTGTTTCGTCGGCTCTACGACCTAGAGGTAGGGAAGGACCGCTGA
- a CDS encoding NAD(P)-dependent glycerol-1-phosphate dehydrogenase: MFDKSTWIRLPRNVVVGHGVLSETLDAVEELHLTGRPLVVSSPTPHEVAGQRVIDQFADAGYDPDHIIIEEASFDAVQEVIAHAEEVDAGFLLGVGGGKAIDITKMAADHIGKGFVSVPTAASHDGIVSGRGSVPEKDTRHSVAAEPPLAVVADTEILAQAPWRLTTAGCADIISNYTAVRDWELAHRLKNVPYSEYAGALSQMTAEMLVENADSIKRNLEESSWIVVKALVSSGVAMSIAGSSRPASGAEHLFSHQLDRIAPGAALHGHQVGVGAVMTEYLHTGPQGRWRDVRDALAAIGAPTTAAELDIDRDTVIEALTTAHEIRDRYTILGDGMSEEAAIEAATVTGVV, translated from the coding sequence ATGTTCGACAAATCGACGTGGATACGCCTGCCGCGAAACGTCGTGGTGGGCCACGGCGTCCTCTCGGAGACACTGGACGCCGTCGAGGAGCTCCACCTCACCGGGCGGCCGCTGGTGGTCTCCAGCCCGACGCCCCACGAGGTCGCCGGCCAGCGTGTCATCGACCAGTTCGCCGACGCCGGCTACGACCCGGACCACATCATCATCGAGGAGGCCAGCTTCGACGCCGTCCAGGAGGTCATCGCACACGCCGAAGAAGTCGACGCCGGCTTCCTGCTGGGTGTCGGCGGCGGGAAGGCCATCGACATCACGAAGATGGCCGCCGACCACATCGGCAAGGGCTTTGTCTCCGTTCCCACGGCGGCCAGCCACGACGGTATCGTCTCGGGTCGTGGGTCGGTCCCCGAGAAAGACACCCGCCACAGCGTCGCCGCCGAACCGCCGCTGGCGGTCGTCGCGGACACCGAGATTCTCGCACAGGCCCCCTGGCGACTGACGACGGCTGGCTGTGCCGATATCATCTCGAACTACACCGCCGTCCGCGACTGGGAGCTGGCTCACCGGCTGAAGAACGTCCCCTACTCCGAGTACGCTGGCGCACTCTCACAGATGACCGCCGAGATGCTGGTCGAGAACGCCGACTCCATCAAACGCAACTTAGAGGAGTCGTCCTGGATTGTGGTGAAAGCGCTCGTCTCCTCCGGCGTCGCGATGTCTATTGCCGGCTCCTCCCGGCCAGCCAGCGGCGCGGAACACCTCTTTTCCCACCAGCTCGACCGAATCGCGCCGGGCGCGGCGCTACACGGCCACCAGGTCGGCGTCGGCGCCGTCATGACCGAGTACCTCCACACCGGCCCGCAGGGTCGCTGGCGCGACGTTCGCGACGCGCTCGCGGCTATCGGTGCCCCGACGACGGCGGCGGAGCTCGACATCGACCGCGACACCGTCATCGAGGCGCTGACGACGGCCCACGAGATTCGGGACCGCTACACGATACTGGGCGACGGGATGAGCGAAGAAGCGGCCATCGAGGCGGCGACAGTGACGGGCGTGGTATAG
- a CDS encoding CBS domain-containing protein — MDDIFVGSLMTSPVTTVPADTPAKDAAALMLEQGISSAVVVDEDDKLVGILTSTDFVAIAAADESAGAFSVADHMTTEVVTTTAGASIQAVADLLIEHGIHHVPVVDETAGVVGMVTTTDLTAYLAGAVDSESPRAWT; from the coding sequence ATGGACGATATATTTGTTGGCAGCCTGATGACTTCGCCTGTAACGACCGTCCCGGCGGACACGCCGGCGAAGGACGCAGCCGCACTGATGCTCGAGCAGGGGATTAGCTCCGCTGTCGTCGTGGACGAGGACGACAAGCTGGTCGGCATCCTCACGTCCACCGACTTCGTCGCCATCGCGGCCGCCGACGAGTCCGCCGGGGCCTTCTCGGTGGCCGACCACATGACGACTGAGGTGGTGACCACGACGGCCGGCGCCTCCATCCAGGCCGTCGCGGACCTGCTCATCGAACACGGCATCCACCACGTCCCCGTCGTCGACGAGACGGCGGGCGTCGTGGGGATGGTGACGACGACGGACCTGACGGCGTATCTCGCGGGGGCCGTGGACTCCGAGTCCCCCCGCGCGTGGACCTGA